A stretch of Megalobrama amblycephala isolate DHTTF-2021 linkage group LG14, ASM1881202v1, whole genome shotgun sequence DNA encodes these proteins:
- the kcna1b gene encoding potassium voltage-gated channel subfamily A member 1, translating into MTVVVAGDNIDETSSTLQGQPQDSQYSPECCERVVINISGLRFETQLKTLAQFPDTLLGNPKKRMRYFDPLRNEYFFDRNRPSFDAILYYYQSGGRLRRPVNVPLDMFSEEIKFYELGEEAMEKFREDEGFIREEERPLPENEFQRQIWLLFEHPESSGPARGIAIVSVMVILISIVIFCLETLPELKEDPHGRLQVIGNSTFYYKPNIFTDPFFVVETLCIIWFSFELIVRFFACPSKPAFFKNMMNTIDIVSIIPYFITLGTEMAEDPEDGKELKGGGEQATSLAILRVIRLVRVFRIFKLSRHSKGLQILGQTLKASMRELGLLIFFLFIGVILFSSAVYFAEAEEKDSFFTSIPDAFWWAVVSMTTVGYGDMYPVTIGGKIVGSLCAIAGVLTIALPVPVIVSNFNYFYHRETEGDEQAQLLTVSNPNIASDSNSSRRSSSVVSKSEYMEIDDDLNNSIDNFREANLRTGNCTVANQNCVNKGKRLTDV; encoded by the coding sequence ATGACTGTGGTGGTTGCTGGAGATAACATAGACGAGACGTCCTCCACTCTGCAGGGGCAACCGCAGGACTCGCAGTATTCCCCCGAGTGCTGCGAGCGGGTGGTCATCAACATCTCAGGGCTGCGCTTTGAGACACAACTCAAGACGCTTGCCCAGTTCCCCGACACCCTATTAGGCAACCCCAAAAAAAGGATGCGCTACTTTGACCCTTTAAGGAACGAGTACTTCTTTGACAGAAACCGTCCCAGCTTTGACGCAATCCTCTACTACTATCAGTCAGGGGGAAGGTTAAGAAGACCCGTCAATGTACCCTTGGATATGTTCTCGGAGGAAATTAAGTTTTATGAGCTTGGAGAAGAAGCCATGGAAAAATTTCGAGAGGATGAGGGCTTTATTCGTGAGGAAGAGCGCCCCTTGCCGGAGAATGAGTTTCAGAGACAGATTTGGCTGCTTTTTGAGCATCCCGAGAGCTCAGGCCCTGCCAGAGGGATCGCGATTGTCTCCGTCATGGTTATTCTCATTTCTATCGTCATATTTTGTTTGGAGACTTTACCAGAGTTGAAAGAGGATCCACATGGACGGCTCCAGGTGATAGGGAACAGCACGTTCTACTACAAACCAAATATTTTTACCGACCCCTTCTTTGTTGTGGAGACACTCTGCATCATCTGGTTTTCTTTTGAGTTGATAGTCCGTTTTTTCGCTTGCCCGAGCAAACCTGCCTTCTTCAAAAACATGATGAACACGATCGACATAGTGTCCATCATTCCATATTTCATAACGCTCGGAACGGAGATGGCAGAGGACCCCGAGGATGGAAAGGAGCTGAAGGGTGGAGGAGAGCAGGCTACGTCTCTTGCCATTCTCAGGGTTATCCGGTTGGTTCGGGTGTTTCGGATATTTAAGCTGTCCAGACACTCCAAGGGGCTTCAGATCTTAGGCCAGACTTTGAAAGCCAGCATGCGTGAGTTAGGACTtctcatcttttttctttttatcggCGTCATCTTGTTTTCCAGCGCGGTGTATTTTGCCGAGGCCGAAGAGAAGGATTCCTTCTTCACAAGTATCCCAGACGCCTTCTGGTGGGCGGTGGTTTCGATGACAACCGTAGGGTATGGAGACATGTACCCTGTTACGATCGGGGGCAAGATAGTAGGCTCTCTATGTGCCATTGCTGGAGTGCTAACGATCGCGCTTCCAGTGCCTGTGATTGTGTCCAACTTTAACTATTTCTATCACAGAGAAACCGAAGGTGATGAACAGGCACAGCTCCTCACAGTGAGCAACCCGAACATCGCGTCCGACTCCAACTCCAGTCGTCGCAGCTCGTCGGTCGTCAGCAAGTCCGAATACATGGAGATTGATGATGACCTCAATAACAGCATTGATAACTTTCGAGAGGCGAACCTGCGAACTGGGAACTGCACAGTTGCGAATCAGAACTGTGTAAATAAAGGGAAGCGTCTCACAGATGTATAG